CGCCGCTTCGCCGCGCTCGACAGGTCGGTGATCAGCGCCCCCCGCAGCGCCTCGGTGCGCGTCTCGACCGCCAGCCCGGCCGTCGTTTCCCGGCTTCCCAGGAAGCGCAGCACCATCGCCAGCGACGACGGGCCGCACGTCTCCTCCTCCTGCTGCAGGAACGGGACCCCGGGGATGAAGAAAACCGGGCCGTCGACCGTGGTCAGCGTGAGCGGACGCCCCGCACAGCCCCCGGAAAGAAAAAAGGCGCCGCCCAGGAGCAGGGCGGCGCCGAAGAAGCGAAGGGAACGAGGCATCAACGGACGATGATTTCCTTGTTGAGCAGCTTGAGGATGACGATCACGAGGATCGCCAGGATCGCGACGCTGATCAGGAACCCGAGCGCATCGCCGCCGGCCGCCGCCTTCTCGGTCATCGAGGCCAACCGGTGCAGGTCGGACTCGCTCATCTGCCTGACCTTGGCCATCGCCTCGGCGGGCGACACCCCGTAGTCGGCCAGCTTCTGGACGACGACCTTGCTCTCGAGGAACGCCTGCATCTTCGAAAGGTCGGCGACGGAGGATGCGGCCGTCTCGCCCACGCCGTGCGACGGGATCATGGCCGCCTCGGCCACGCCACGCGCACCCGCAAGCACGCCCATCCAGCCCGCCATCATCACCGCTACCATCACGAACCAACCCGCCCTGCGCATGAATGCCATCACATACCCCCTGAGAAGAAAACTTCGACGAAACGGCGTCGCCGCCGCCCCGCTCGTTGATCGAATCGGATGCCCCTATAATCCCCCACCGACCCGTCAGCCGTCAACCCGCGGGATGGAGGCGCGGGCGCCCGACCGCGCCGCCTGGGCACCCTGCGTCGCTGCGCATGCCGGACAGAACGACGCCACGATGACTCTGATGGCGCCAACGTCGCGACACGGCCGCTCGTCGTACCGGCGCGCAGCGAGTCCGGGTGTCCCCGGACGGGGGCCTATGCCCCGAGCGGATTTAGCCGCCATGGAAGGCGGCGCGAGGGGTATGGAGTCGTGGAAGGCCATGGATGGCCGAGCAAGACGTCCCCCGGGAGGGGATACCCGGGCCGCCTTAAGCGCCGGGATTTCCTCGGCCCGTAGCCGACCCGCTACAGCACCCGCACCGGCATGATGATCATCGGGAGCCCTTCGAAGACGAACCGCTTCTGGACCATGAACGAGGTCTGGTTGTGGAGCAGCCGCGTGAAGAAGTTCTCGTCCTGGAACAACAGCTGTCCCGAGAAAAACACCGAGTTGGGGAAGTCGGCGGCGACCTCCCGGGCGATCTTAGTCACGACCTCGACCACGTCGGTGCCCACCTGGTAGCGCGTCTCGGCGTAGTAGCCGTGGGCATGGACGAACGCCTCGTACTTCGCGAGGTCGGCCCGCACGCTCGAGACGAGGTTGTCGATTTCCTCAACGCCCTTGAATACGGTCGAATCGACGACGCCCGCGGAGATGAACACGTAATTCTTGAAGGTCCCGGGGAACGACCGGACGATCGAGAAGAAGACATGCATCCCGAGGCCGTTGTAGCCGGAGACCAGGACGACCGCGGTGGGCGCGGTCTTCCGGAGCATCGGCTTGGGCTTCTCGGTGCCGGTCTCGGGCAGCATCGTGAGCAGCTCGTCGAGCCTCTGGAGGTGGACTGCGGCGCTGCGGTAGTGCGCGCGCGTCAGGAAGCACAGTCCTACGAACAGCCCCGTGATGACGAGCGTGATCCAGCCGCCTTCAGTGAACTTCATCAGGATGGTGACGCAAAGGATCGAGAAGGTGAGGAGGAAGCCGACACCATTCATGATGATTCCGTGCTTCCACCGTTTCTCCTCGTTCCGGAACTTCCACCAGTGGACGCACATGCCGAACTGGGAGAGGGAGAAAGTGATGAACACGTTGATCGAGTACATGACGACGAGGTGCTGGACGGAACCGCCGGTGATGTAAAGCATCAGGAAGGCCATCAGTCCCATGAATCCGACGCCGAACTTGCGCACGAGACGCTGCGACAGGTGCGCGAAGCGATGGGGCAGGTAGGAGTCGACGGCCATGCTGGAGAGGACCTGCGGCCCGTCGATGAAGCCGGTCTGGGCGGCGACGAAGAGCAACGCGGCCTCGGCCGCCAGCACGAAAGCCACGACGATCGGCGCGGTGGAAGCGCCCCATAACCCCCCCGCCACCTTCTCGAGCAGGATCGCGTTGAGCGTCTTCCCGGGAATGTGATGAACCCCGGAAAGCAGGTAGCCGATGAGGATGCCGCCCGCGACCACGGACAGCGATATCGCGATGTAGGCCATCGCCTTCCGGCCGGTCTGGATGCGCGGCTCGCGCAGCGTCTGCATCGAGTTGGAGACCGCCTCGATCCCGGTGAACGTGCCCGCGCCCAGCGAGTAGGCCTTCATCACGACCGCCACGACGCCGAACCAGCCGACCTCGCGCACCGCGGCCGACACGTCGGAACCGACCGCGCTTGCCACCTGGGGCAGATCCGGGATGTGCTTGCCGAAGATGTAGAAGACAAGCGGCACGTGCGTGACCATGAAGGCGATGAAGATCGGCGTGAGGAAAGCCACCGACTCCTTTACGCCGCGCAGGTTGATCCATAGCAGGAACAGGATGATCGTGGCGACGAAGGGAAACTTGTACTGGATCCAGGAGGGCGGGCAGAAGCTGAAGACCGCGTCGGTGCCCGACGCGACCGAGATCGTGATCGTCAGGACGTAGTCGATGACGAGCGCAGAGCCCGAGACGACGCCCGCCGGGGGGCCCAGCAGCTTGGAGGCCACGATGTAACCGCCGCCGCCGGAGGGGAACATCTCGATGATCTGCATGTAGCTGCCCGAGATGATGAAGACGGTGATGACGGTGGCCAGCGCGACGAAGACGGCGAGCGAGGTGTGGCGGCCGAGCGCGAGGAACGCCTCCTCGGGGCCGTAGCACGACGACGAGATGCCGTCGGCGCCAAGCCCGACCCAGGCGAAGAAGGCGATGAGCGACAGGTTGTGGAACAACTTGGGATCGAAGAGGTTGCGGGGAGCCCC
Above is a window of Candidatus Deferrimicrobiaceae bacterium DNA encoding:
- a CDS encoding APC family permease translates to MQTPPDEKPPLATRVKLAVFGAPRNLFDPKLFHNLSLIAFFAWVGLGADGISSSCYGPEEAFLALGRHTSLAVFVALATVITVFIISGSYMQIIEMFPSGGGGYIVASKLLGPPAGVVSGSALVIDYVLTITISVASGTDAVFSFCPPSWIQYKFPFVATIILFLLWINLRGVKESVAFLTPIFIAFMVTHVPLVFYIFGKHIPDLPQVASAVGSDVSAAVREVGWFGVVAVVMKAYSLGAGTFTGIEAVSNSMQTLREPRIQTGRKAMAYIAISLSVVAGGILIGYLLSGVHHIPGKTLNAILLEKVAGGLWGASTAPIVVAFVLAAEAALLFVAAQTGFIDGPQVLSSMAVDSYLPHRFAHLSQRLVRKFGVGFMGLMAFLMLYITGGSVQHLVVMYSINVFITFSLSQFGMCVHWWKFRNEEKRWKHGIIMNGVGFLLTFSILCVTILMKFTEGGWITLVITGLFVGLCFLTRAHYRSAAVHLQRLDELLTMLPETGTEKPKPMLRKTAPTAVVLVSGYNGLGMHVFFSIVRSFPGTFKNYVFISAGVVDSTVFKGVEEIDNLVSSVRADLAKYEAFVHAHGYYAETRYQVGTDVVEVVTKIAREVAADFPNSVFFSGQLLFQDENFFTRLLHNQTSFMVQKRFVFEGLPMIIMPVRVL
- a CDS encoding PA2779 family protein, producing the protein MAFMRRAGWFVMVAVMMAGWMGVLAGARGVAEAAMIPSHGVGETAASSVADLSKMQAFLESKVVVQKLADYGVSPAEAMAKVRQMSESDLHRLASMTEKAAAGGDALGFLISVAILAILVIVILKLLNKEIIVR
- a CDS encoding cysteine peptidase family C39 domain-containing protein encodes the protein MPRSLRFFGAALLLGGAFFLSGGCAGRPLTLTTVDGPVFFIPGVPFLQQEEETCGPSSLAMVLRFLGSRETTAGLAVETRTEALRGALITDLSSAAKRRGFTAEVVDLDLPRLKSRIDAGTPVIMLVDQGIWAYSVPHYLVAFGYTADGFIVHTGKTSGAVITSRTLDVQWAKMGRLALVVSQGKKR